One Coffea eugenioides isolate CCC68of chromosome 2, Ceug_1.0, whole genome shotgun sequence genomic window, GACATGTTCGATACTGGCAGCACTTCCTGCAGCAGCAGTTCAAACAGCAACTTACAAGATGAAGATGTATGAGTTTGATTTCTGATTTGTCTTCAGGATATATCCACAAACTAGGAAATGCCGGTCCCAGTTTTTTTTGTCAAGTACATTGTGTTTTTTGggtaataaaaaatgaaaagcaaAAGTTTTGTAAaacgaaagaaaaatttttgtttacTAGCGACTTGTTTAATGCGACTATTAATGTCATTGTTTCTGACATCTTAGTTTCTGTTTCTTTGAAGCAGGGTGATGAATGTGGCAACTTGGCTGATTTTAGTGCTCCATCCGCTGATGTGAAGTATTCATTCAGTAATTTCTCATTCAAGGTGAGTCGAACAAGCCTATATGCTTcataaatttgagaaaaaaaggAGCTAGCGCTAATGGAAGGATGGCAATTGACTATTGAATGATGAATGTGTAATGATCTCATTTTATGGAGGTAAAACATTCCTGTCTGAACTTTGAGAAGCAATTCACACGTTTTTTATTATGTCGACGCCAGAACTTGTCTCAGTTGGCTTCTATCAATTATGATTTGCTTATAAAGAGTGCCAAAGAATCAATTGAAGCTGACAAAACATAGACTCCGTGACAAAAGACGGTGGCAGATCGAATTTTTGCTCTGAATTCCCTTCTTGCTGCCAGTATCAGATTGGATGACAACCAGGTTGATCCTGATTTGAAGATCTCTGAACTGCTGGCCACCACAAGGACCCCCAGGTAACAAAAATCAGTTCATCTTTTGGCAAAAATTCCACGTCCCACAGGTACTGAAGCAGGAGAGTACTTGGCAGTTTTGGTCTTTAATTCCGTACTCCTGGACATTCAACACCAAAAGAAGGACGCCGAATGCTCTAAAGATGGTTCGCCCTAACCAAAGAGCATCAatcccttttctttctctctttctcgcTGTTTGTATTCCCTTTTCTCTGTGGCAGCGAAGTTTTGTTTAGTCTCCGCTTCTTTTCTGTAGCTTTTTTTTGGTGTAAAGATGCTTTTATCTACCTCTTTCCATCAGCttctgcgttttcttttctttttttttttgttcccttAAAACAATAAATCCTTGGTAGAGATACAGGAAAATTATTCACCTCTACCGATAAATTGATGCAAGAAAAATTGCTCTCTCACCCTTCTTTCACTACTATTTTTGTAATTTAGTGTTGCTTACGGAGAAATGGAGGAAATGGTATTCGCTTCAAACCTATAACATCTTTGAAATGGAGTAAGCAATTGATTACGCAAATATAGCTAATGAAACTTTAGAACAGCTCTGATGCCAAATACTAGTTGAATCTTAAGGGCAGATTTTGGTGAAACTaattcaaaacaataaatataAGTGCCTATTTATATAGTTTTGTCAGTAAAATTTAAGTATCTTTCTACATATAAAGCCTGAGCAGATTTTGGTGTTAACGAAATATGTCATTTTTTGAATTATCAATTTTACCCTTAGGCAAAATGGTTTTACTTGAATTAAGGGCAAAATGGTTTTACAAATTTCGTAAAGCATCATATGTTTCTCAAAATGCACACACATGAAGTGTGCCTTCATCACTAGGGATTAGTCggcccgtaaggattgaccggACACCTCtgtatcgacaaaaaaaaaaaaaaaaaaaaaagaagtgtgCCTTAATCACTAGTTTTAATGTATGCTCGGGGCCGTGGGCACTCATCAGATAAATATCCATTTTTGTATTGGGTTAATCACACACTGTATTTGGACTAGAAAAATATACTAGTAAATAAGATCACTTGAACCAGGACCACGGTTCATGAATAGGGGGAATCGGGGCAAACGTGAGTGGGGAGGAACACTTGAACCCTTGCACCTCTCCACCTTGTCTTGCCTTGGCTGGTTCCGTTGTTCGTCTCTCCAGTCCACCCACGCGTAGGTGATTGTCTAAGGGAGATTCCTGTAATTTTAGGCTTGAACGAGAAAGGCAGGCATAATGGATCTTCCGTTGAATGGGGAgcataataataatagtatagTAAACTCGAAAAGTACACATTGGCCTGATTCTCCACGAAAAGAATTTGTTATTAGCTTTTGTCCATCCATAAGCGCAGTTCGACCCAAGTTCCCTCCGACGCCAAGAATATTAGAATTCCCCGAATTGCAGCCTCGCAATAGTATTTGTTTCTTACTTTCTCTGCATAGTTCGTGAGCGAATAATTTCAGAGATGTGGAGGCGCACGACTTGGTTACCACCTCTATTTTCTTCCTCCAAACGCTCACTCGTCAGCCAGGTATTCTCCACTCATCTGATCTGATTTTCCGCTTTCAAATTCGCTGCTCAAATATGAGAATTCATTAGAATAATGCATCTGAGGTTATGGTGATAGCGTTTCTTTTTTACATCTAGATACAGGGAGCTTACGGACTAAGGATTTGGAGAACGATGAGTTCTGAGATTCAGAAACCGGTATAGATTCCAATTCTTCGTTTGCTTTgcatttaaaaatatttaaggATGACTGCTGCTTTTGACTGATTTTCTGATATTGCGGTTTGTCTGTTGCCGTTGCTGATGCTCTAGTCAAATGCTTTGTTAGAATAGGCTGCGTATTGGCTGAATCCTTCGCATCTACAAGAAGTTGTAGCATGATTTATTCATTTTGCCAATTTTCTTTTAGTGATTAGCGGAGCTATTCTACTGCCTTTGGAATGCGACAGCTGTTTTTTTGTAACTAATAGTATCTTAAAATCAGGAAATGTTTTACATTTGGGAGTTATTATGATTCGGTAAATGAAATAATGACAAGATCGAATGGTGAAGAAAGCGCGAATTGCTGTAGAGGTTATATGTCAGTTTATCCTCCAATTATGGGAGTACTGTTGGCTCAAGTACTCTAGTTAGTAAATTGTTTTTTACTTGCAAGAATCTTGTTCATTCAAGGTGCAAAACCTTGTTCACATTATCCCAATGTTGGGGACTATTAAGATCAGCAGATAgaactttttagtttttttcattatttggtGAAACTTTCATAATGTCATGTTGTTTTCTTGTGTGGTTGTAGGAAGAAGATGGAACCTTCCCAAGAGGAATAACCCCGTTTATAACTTTTGTCTTGGGTAATCATCTCCGTCATTTTGGGTGACTGAATTATTACTTCGTTGTTCTGCCATGTGACTTGTTGCAACATCTTTACTGTTCATGTTTGTTGCCAAAGCATAAAACTTGTCTGTCTTTTGCTTTCTAGATGTAAATATTTTATTTCGATCATAAACACATATATTGTCAGTTACGGATTCAGTGAGTTGTGGtcagaacatgctgtttgaaaTTGCCTGATAAGCATTAAATACCAGATGGAGATCAACATTGGCTTGAAATTTCATGTTAACAGGAGGCCCAGGTAGTGGAAAAGGAACTCAATGTGCAAGAATTGTTGAAAACTTTGGGTTCACCCACCTGAGTGCAGGAGATCTGTTGAGGCAAGAAATTTCTTCTAATAGTGAAAATGGGTAAATGCAGCAATTTCCATCAACATTATTTGCAAATAAGCACACCATACAAATGTGAAGGTACTTCTGATGATGCGGTCTTGTTTCAGTGCTATGATTTTGAACACCATCAAGGATGGAAAGATTGTTCCTTCTGAAGTAACTGTCAAGCTAATACAAAAGGCAATTGAATCAAGTGAGAGTCATAAATTTCTCATTGATGGTTTCCCACGAACTGAAGAGAACCGTTTGACATACGAAAGAATTGTGAGTGTATCTTCTTTATATGTGACAGTGATTTATAAAGCTATATTTCCCACTATTCAAATTCCATTAATTGGACTAGTAATGCTCTAGCTGGCTCTTTCCTGACCATGGAGATGACTATTTAAACTTCCTGTTGGTTTATTTGGACATACATCCATTGGAGAAAAATTGTTGGAATTGGGAATATTCGTAGGGATTGGTCTTTCATTCAACTAAAGAGTGAACCACAAATGCAGATTGGTGCCGAACCCAATATTGTGCTTTTCTTTGATTGCCCCCCAGAAGAGATGGTTAAACGAGTGCTGAACCGTAGGCAggtgcatttttcatttttctatttcttttggattttttcttttcttttttcttccagGTGAATGCTACTGTTTACACTTTCCTTCCTTATTTAAAGATAATTAACAAAACTATCATCTTTTAATCTAGGGGCGAGTCGATGATAATGCAAACACGGTCAAGGAACGGTTAAAGATTTTTAGAGCTTTAAGTCTTCCAGTGGTCAACTATTATGCCAAGAAAGGAAAACTTTACAAGGTACTGCCACTGGAGGGAGTATATTTGTTTGCAAGTAGGGCTGCTTTTTGGATCTGGCTTACAGTGCAACTTGAAATGTGACATGTTTTTCAGTAGTTAATAGGTTAATACTCTGTTATACCTTCTTTTTTGTGATAGGTCCTGGATGATACATTGTTTTACTGGCACAAAGTGGTCCTGCACCAAAATCTTTTAATGTATCTGATCTTTTGTTGGTCTGAGTTTTATATGTTGATTATGCATTTAATACACTAtgcatgttatttaattatttgaAGTATTGCTTCCTATCGAATGGTACTTGAGTTGTGCCATGCACCTCAA contains:
- the LOC113762432 gene encoding probable UMP-CMP kinase 2, producing the protein MWRRTTWLPPLFSSSKRSLVSQIQGAYGLRIWRTMSSEIQKPEEDGTFPRGITPFITFVLGGPGSGKGTQCARIVENFGFTHLSAGDLLRQEISSNSENGAMILNTIKDGKIVPSEVTVKLIQKAIESSESHKFLIDGFPRTEENRLTYERIIGAEPNIVLFFDCPPEEMVKRVLNRRQGRVDDNANTVKERLKIFRALSLPVVNYYAKKGKLYKIDGTGTEDEIFERVRPIFAA